One stretch of Streptomyces agglomeratus DNA includes these proteins:
- a CDS encoding ABC transporter substrate-binding protein, translating into MPMNTRRLLRGIGIVCALGLGATACGGSADGGSNSKRVSAQDIRAALKKGGTITVWAWEPTLKQVAADFQKEHPAVKVELVNAGTNKDQYTALQNAIAAKKGVPDVAQIEYYALGQYALTKGLTNLAPYGAGKLATAYSPGPWNAVKTGEEIYGLPMDSGPMALFYNKKVFDKHKVKVPATWDEYVEAARDLHKADPEVYITSDTGDAGATTSLLWQAGSRPYEVDGTKVRINLADEGATTYTDTWQQLLDEKLLAPVNPWTDEWYKGMGDGTIATLAVGAWMPANLASGVKSAAGDWRVAPLPQWTAGDKASAENGGSSLALPELGENEELAYAFTEYANAGKGVQTRLKGGAFPATTADLQSDAFQNTAFPYFGGQKANKIFAESAANVADDWSYLPYQVYANSVFNDTAGKAYVSDTPLSEGLKAWQDASAKYGTEQGFTVEK; encoded by the coding sequence ATGCCCATGAACACCCGCCGCCTGCTGCGCGGCATCGGTATCGTCTGCGCCCTCGGCCTGGGGGCGACCGCCTGCGGCGGCTCGGCGGACGGCGGCTCGAACAGCAAGCGGGTATCCGCCCAGGACATCCGGGCGGCCCTGAAGAAGGGCGGCACGATCACCGTCTGGGCGTGGGAGCCCACGCTCAAGCAGGTCGCCGCCGACTTCCAGAAGGAACACCCCGCCGTCAAGGTCGAGCTGGTCAACGCCGGTACGAACAAGGACCAGTACACCGCACTCCAGAACGCCATCGCGGCGAAGAAGGGCGTCCCCGACGTCGCGCAGATCGAGTACTACGCCCTGGGCCAGTACGCGCTGACGAAGGGCCTGACGAACCTCGCGCCCTACGGGGCCGGCAAGCTCGCCACCGCCTACTCGCCCGGTCCGTGGAACGCCGTGAAGACCGGTGAGGAGATCTACGGCCTGCCGATGGACTCCGGTCCCATGGCCCTGTTCTACAACAAGAAGGTCTTCGACAAGCACAAGGTCAAGGTGCCGGCCACCTGGGACGAGTACGTCGAGGCGGCCCGCGACCTGCACAAGGCCGACCCCGAGGTCTACATCACCAGCGACACCGGTGACGCGGGCGCCACCACCAGCCTGCTGTGGCAGGCCGGTTCACGCCCGTACGAGGTCGACGGCACCAAGGTGCGGATCAACCTCGCCGACGAGGGCGCCACCACGTACACCGACACATGGCAGCAACTCCTCGACGAGAAGCTGCTCGCACCGGTCAACCCCTGGACCGACGAGTGGTACAAGGGGATGGGCGACGGCACCATCGCGACCCTGGCCGTCGGTGCCTGGATGCCCGCCAACCTCGCCTCCGGCGTGAAGAGCGCCGCGGGCGACTGGCGGGTGGCGCCGCTGCCGCAATGGACCGCCGGTGACAAGGCGAGCGCCGAGAACGGCGGCAGCTCCCTGGCCCTGCCCGAGCTCGGCGAGAACGAGGAACTCGCCTACGCCTTCACCGAGTACGCGAACGCAGGCAAGGGCGTGCAGACCCGCCTCAAGGGCGGCGCCTTCCCGGCGACCACCGCGGACCTCCAGTCGGACGCGTTCCAGAACACCGCGTTCCCCTACTTCGGCGGGCAGAAGGCCAACAAGATATTCGCCGAGTCGGCCGCGAACGTCGCCGACGACTGGTCGTACCTGCCCTACCAGGTGTACGCGAACTCCGTCTTCAACGACACCGCAGGCAAGGCGTACGTCTCCGACACGCCGCTGTCCGAGGGCCTGAAGGCCTGGCAGGACGCCTCCGCCAAGTACGGCACGGAGCAGGGCTTCACCGTCGAGAAGTAA
- a CDS encoding antibiotic biosynthesis monooxygenase has protein sequence MFRPSADGNPWFLVHRFRDAAACRTWQESPERAAWFDHCEGHHHTEIARRELTGMETWFAKPGSVEPAPPRWKMAISSSLAVYPISLAANVTFVPPLATALPLLLNTAVISAVLSITMTYVAMPAVSRLLRGWLGRNRA, from the coding sequence TTGTTCCGGCCGTCGGCCGACGGCAACCCGTGGTTCCTCGTCCACCGCTTCCGCGATGCCGCCGCGTGCCGGACCTGGCAGGAGTCCCCGGAACGGGCAGCGTGGTTCGACCACTGCGAGGGGCACCACCACACCGAGATCGCCCGGCGCGAACTGACCGGTATGGAAACGTGGTTCGCCAAGCCCGGATCGGTCGAGCCGGCCCCGCCCCGCTGGAAGATGGCGATCAGTTCGTCGCTCGCCGTCTACCCGATCTCGCTGGCGGCCAACGTCACGTTCGTCCCGCCGCTCGCCACCGCGCTGCCGCTCCTGCTCAACACGGCAGTGATATCGGCCGTGTTGAGCATCACCATGACGTACGTGGCCATGCCCGCCGTCAGCCGGCTGCTGCGCGGCTGGCTCGGCAGGAACAGGGCCTGA
- a CDS encoding SDR family oxidoreductase, protein MTHVNGTPPFRCLVTGATGYIGGRLVPELLDAGHQVRCLARSPGKLRDHPWAGGVEVVRGDVTDEASVREAMEGIDVAYYLVHALGTGKDFERTDRRAAEIFGAQARAAGVRRIVYLGGLTPRGVPEHELSPHLRSRAEVGAILMASGVPTTVLRAAVIIGSGSASFEMLRYLTERLPVMVTPSWVRTRIQPIAVRDVLRYLVGSAGMPSEVNRAFDIGGTDIVTYRDMMRRYAAVAGLPRRLIVPVPVLTPGLSSHWVGLVTPVPHSIARPLAESLRHEVVCDEHDIASYVPDPPGSPIGVDRALALALQRVRDAGVTTRWSSASVPGAPSDPLPTDPDWAGGSLYTDLRELAVDATPQALWRVIEGVGGENGWYSFPLAWAVRGWADRLVGGVGLRRGRRDAHRLRVGDSLDFWRVEEIEHGRLLRLRAEMRLPGLAWLEMYAEQDGDGRTRYRQRALFHPHGLLGHAYWWSVSPFHAVVFGGMARNIARAAADLPAERTPAHQV, encoded by the coding sequence ATGACGCACGTGAACGGAACACCGCCCTTCCGGTGCCTGGTCACCGGCGCCACCGGCTACATCGGCGGCCGCCTCGTGCCCGAGCTGCTCGACGCCGGGCACCAGGTGCGCTGCCTGGCCCGTTCCCCGGGCAAACTGCGCGACCACCCCTGGGCCGGCGGCGTCGAGGTGGTGCGCGGCGACGTCACCGACGAGGCGTCGGTGCGCGAGGCGATGGAAGGCATCGACGTCGCGTACTACCTGGTCCACGCCCTCGGTACGGGCAAGGACTTCGAACGGACCGACCGGCGCGCCGCCGAGATCTTCGGCGCACAGGCCCGCGCCGCGGGTGTGCGGCGCATCGTCTACCTCGGCGGGCTGACACCGCGCGGCGTGCCGGAACACGAGCTGTCGCCCCATCTGCGCTCACGCGCCGAAGTGGGCGCGATCCTGATGGCTTCGGGCGTCCCGACGACGGTCCTGCGCGCCGCGGTCATCATCGGTTCCGGCTCCGCCTCCTTCGAGATGCTCCGCTACCTCACCGAGCGCCTTCCCGTCATGGTCACCCCCAGCTGGGTGCGTACACGCATCCAGCCGATCGCCGTGCGCGACGTCCTGCGCTACCTCGTCGGCAGTGCGGGGATGCCGTCTGAGGTGAACCGCGCGTTCGACATCGGCGGCACCGACATCGTTACGTACCGGGACATGATGCGCAGGTACGCGGCCGTGGCGGGGCTGCCCCGGCGCCTCATCGTCCCCGTGCCGGTCCTGACCCCCGGGCTGTCCAGTCACTGGGTCGGGCTGGTCACCCCGGTGCCGCACTCGATCGCACGGCCGCTGGCCGAATCGCTGCGGCACGAGGTGGTCTGCGACGAGCACGACATCGCCTCATACGTCCCCGATCCGCCCGGCTCCCCGATCGGCGTGGACAGGGCACTCGCTCTCGCGCTCCAGAGGGTCCGGGACGCCGGTGTCACGACGCGCTGGTCGTCGGCGTCGGTGCCCGGAGCGCCCAGTGACCCGTTGCCCACGGACCCCGACTGGGCCGGCGGCAGCCTCTACACCGACCTGCGGGAACTGGCCGTCGACGCGACACCGCAGGCCCTGTGGAGGGTGATCGAGGGGGTGGGCGGCGAGAACGGCTGGTACTCCTTCCCCCTCGCGTGGGCCGTACGCGGCTGGGCCGACCGCCTGGTCGGCGGTGTGGGACTCAGGCGCGGCCGGCGCGACGCCCACCGGCTGCGCGTGGGCGACTCGCTGGACTTCTGGCGGGTCGAGGAGATCGAGCACGGGCGGCTGCTCCGGTTGCGGGCGGAGATGCGGCTGCCCGGTCTGGCCTGGCTGGAGATGTACGCCGAACAGGACGGGGACGGCCGCACCCGCTACCGGCAGCGGGCCCTCTTCCATCCGCACGGTCTGCTCGGGCACGCGTACTGGTGGAGCGTCTCGCCGTTCCACGCCGTCGTCTTCGGCGGCATGGCCCGGAACATCGCCCGCGCCGCGGCGGACCTGCCGGCCGAACGGACCCCCGCCCACCAGGTGTGA
- a CDS encoding antibiotic biosynthesis monooxygenase family protein → MTTDSQPVPEPASSVTFINIFEVAAGQLDAFVAQWRQRAAIMSTKPGFLDSRLHRAQASESRFQLVNVAHWESREAWEAATADTEFRARTQAARDSSQVPITSNPGLYDVAVEFSAAQAEPR, encoded by the coding sequence ATGACCACAGACAGCCAGCCGGTGCCCGAGCCGGCCTCGTCCGTCACGTTCATCAACATCTTCGAAGTGGCGGCCGGACAGCTCGACGCGTTCGTCGCCCAGTGGCGGCAGCGGGCGGCGATCATGAGCACCAAGCCCGGATTCCTCGACTCCCGGCTGCACCGGGCCCAAGCGTCCGAGAGCCGGTTCCAGCTCGTCAACGTGGCCCACTGGGAGAGCCGGGAGGCGTGGGAGGCCGCCACCGCCGACACCGAGTTCCGGGCGCGCACCCAGGCCGCCCGTGACAGTTCGCAGGTGCCGATCACATCGAACCCGGGCTTGTACGACGTAGCCGTCGAGTTCTCGGCCGCGCAGGCGGAGCCCAGGTAG
- a CDS encoding beta-galactosidase gives MISTLLSHLPHGPDGDSVPRLAYGADYNPEQWPREVWEEDVRLMREAGVNIVSLGIFSWARIQPAEDVWDFAWLDEVMDLLHAHGIGVDLATATASPPPWLTTAHPEILPVTASGETVWPGARQHWRPTSPVFRTHALRLVREMARRYAGHPALVAWHISNELGCHNIYDYSDDAATAFRGWLRTRYTTVDALNHAWGTAFWSQRYSGWDQILPPRLAASHPNPTQQLDFKRFSSDALKEYLRAERDVLRETTPDVPVTTNFMVMGGTKGMNYADWAGEIDFVSNDHYVHPGPQDRDELSFSANLTSAVAGGRPWFLMEHSTSAVNWQPVNAAKRPGDLARDSLLHVAHGADAVCFFQWRQSAAGAEKYHSAMVPHAGPDSDVFRAVVGLGRTLRALAPVAGTEREPARVGIVFDWESWWASEQDSHPTSRLDYRQEALDWYSALLALGVRADVVTTEAEIGRYQLLITPVLHVVPAALAKELTRYVENGGHLVTTYFSGVVDENDHVWLGGYPGALRDLLGIRIEEFGPLLDGDTVALDDASTGSLWTDRISVTDPEVEVLAHYRTGEYAGRPAVTRRAVGGGSAAYVSTRLGTDGLAALLPRLLDTAGVRSELPPAARGRVEQAVRRGSGSRYLFLANRTDEPVPLPGLAGDILTGRADADGALVLAPREVAVLRQPAPDTPVRRVGSTRWHTAPARDDSSGSSASPPWPPGPP, from the coding sequence ATGATCTCCACCCTCCTGTCCCACCTGCCGCACGGGCCGGACGGCGACTCCGTCCCGCGCCTCGCTTACGGCGCGGACTACAACCCCGAGCAGTGGCCGCGCGAGGTGTGGGAGGAAGACGTCCGGCTCATGCGCGAGGCCGGCGTCAACATCGTCTCCCTCGGGATCTTCTCCTGGGCCCGTATCCAGCCGGCCGAGGACGTGTGGGACTTCGCATGGCTCGACGAGGTCATGGACCTCCTGCACGCGCACGGCATCGGCGTCGACCTGGCCACCGCCACCGCGTCCCCGCCGCCCTGGCTCACCACGGCGCACCCGGAGATCCTCCCGGTGACCGCCTCCGGCGAGACGGTGTGGCCGGGGGCGCGGCAGCACTGGCGCCCGACCTCCCCGGTCTTCCGCACGCACGCGCTGCGCCTAGTGCGGGAGATGGCCCGGCGGTACGCAGGCCACCCGGCCCTGGTGGCCTGGCACATCTCCAACGAGCTGGGCTGCCACAACATCTACGACTACTCCGACGACGCCGCCACCGCCTTCCGGGGCTGGCTGCGCACCCGCTACACCACCGTGGACGCCCTCAACCACGCCTGGGGCACGGCGTTCTGGTCGCAGCGCTACAGCGGCTGGGACCAGATCCTGCCGCCCCGGCTGGCCGCCTCCCACCCCAACCCCACCCAGCAGCTCGACTTCAAGCGCTTCTCCTCGGACGCGCTGAAGGAGTACCTGCGCGCGGAACGCGACGTCCTGCGCGAGACCACCCCGGACGTACCCGTCACCACGAACTTCATGGTCATGGGCGGCACCAAGGGCATGAACTACGCCGACTGGGCCGGTGAGATCGACTTCGTCTCCAACGACCACTACGTCCACCCCGGCCCCCAGGACCGCGACGAGCTGTCCTTCTCCGCCAACCTCACCAGCGCGGTCGCCGGCGGACGCCCGTGGTTCCTCATGGAGCACTCCACCAGCGCCGTCAACTGGCAGCCCGTCAACGCGGCCAAACGCCCCGGCGACCTCGCCCGCGACTCCCTGCTGCACGTCGCGCACGGCGCCGACGCCGTGTGCTTCTTCCAGTGGCGCCAGTCGGCGGCGGGCGCCGAGAAGTACCACTCGGCGATGGTGCCGCACGCCGGTCCCGACAGCGACGTCTTCCGTGCGGTGGTCGGCCTCGGGCGCACGCTTCGGGCGCTGGCGCCGGTCGCGGGCACCGAGCGGGAGCCGGCCCGGGTGGGGATCGTCTTCGACTGGGAGTCGTGGTGGGCGAGCGAGCAGGACTCCCACCCCACCTCCCGGCTCGACTACCGCCAGGAGGCCCTCGACTGGTACTCGGCTCTGCTCGCTCTCGGGGTACGAGCCGATGTCGTCACCACCGAGGCCGAGATCGGCCGGTACCAGCTCCTGATCACGCCCGTACTGCACGTGGTCCCCGCGGCCCTGGCCAAGGAGCTCACGCGGTACGTCGAGAACGGCGGCCACCTGGTCACCACGTACTTCTCCGGTGTCGTCGACGAGAACGACCACGTCTGGCTCGGTGGCTATCCGGGCGCTCTGCGCGACCTGCTCGGCATCCGCATCGAGGAGTTCGGCCCGCTGCTCGACGGCGACACCGTCGCACTCGACGACGCGAGCACGGGTTCACTGTGGACCGACCGGATCAGCGTCACGGACCCGGAGGTGGAGGTCCTGGCCCACTACCGCACGGGCGAGTACGCCGGCCGCCCCGCCGTCACCCGCCGCGCCGTGGGCGGGGGCTCGGCCGCGTACGTCTCCACCCGGCTGGGAACGGACGGCCTGGCCGCCCTGCTGCCGCGGCTGCTGGACACCGCCGGAGTGCGGAGCGAGCTGCCCCCAGCGGCGCGAGGACGCGTCGAGCAGGCCGTACGCCGCGGCTCCGGCAGCCGCTACCTGTTCCTCGCCAACCGGACCGACGAGCCGGTTCCGCTGCCCGGACTCGCCGGGGACATCCTGACCGGCCGGGCGGACGCCGACGGCGCGCTCGTGCTGGCCCCCAGAGAGGTCGCCGTACTGCGCCAGCCCGCCCCTGACACCCCCGTACGACGAGTTGGGAGCACACGATGGCACACCGCACCCGCACGCGACGACTCCTCGGGGTCATCGGCATCACCGCCCTGGCCACCGGGGCCGCCCTGA
- a CDS encoding carboxyl transferase domain-containing protein — protein sequence MAENWTAREAIAAVVDRGSFTELPDDGGGPSARTGDSDGPIGWPGYGALLARAGERTGEGESVVCGTGSVGGTEAVVVSFEFGFLGGSLAERTGDRLEAAYTVARERRRPLVSLIATGGSRMQEGMRALVQLQRVARQSALLRSAGVPQLAVLRDPTTGGGWATLGAGADVILALPGAQVGFAGSRVRPPGADPAAYTAEGQWAAGQIDAVVRRDEVAGSLAGWLRHLTAAPWDGPPEPPGPPAPYANRPATPTGWEAVTRARSPERPRAGAYLAAYFDEVREISGDRCGGTDPGVRCGFGLRQGRVIAYAAQCGTATLPADFRTAARLVRLADRLGIPVLTLVDTPGAANDAAAERAGAGAAIADLFGAMATARVPLTTLLIGEGGSGGALALAAPGNLWAARDSYFSVIAPEAAAAILKRTPDRVPETAGQLRLRPEDLVELGIARGVVG from the coding sequence ATGGCTGAGAACTGGACGGCCCGCGAGGCGATCGCCGCGGTGGTGGACCGGGGAAGCTTCACGGAACTGCCCGACGACGGGGGCGGTCCTTCCGCGCGGACCGGGGACTCCGACGGCCCGATCGGCTGGCCGGGGTACGGGGCGCTCCTCGCCCGCGCCGGGGAGCGCACCGGCGAGGGTGAGTCCGTGGTCTGCGGGACGGGCTCGGTCGGCGGCACCGAAGCGGTCGTCGTGTCCTTCGAGTTCGGGTTCCTGGGCGGCTCCCTCGCCGAGCGCACCGGGGACCGCCTGGAGGCCGCCTACACCGTCGCCCGCGAGCGCCGCCGCCCGCTCGTCTCCCTGATCGCCACCGGGGGCAGCCGCATGCAGGAGGGCATGCGCGCCCTGGTCCAGCTCCAGCGCGTGGCCCGCCAGTCGGCCCTGCTGCGGAGCGCCGGGGTGCCGCAGCTCGCCGTCCTGCGCGACCCGACTACCGGAGGCGGTTGGGCGACGCTCGGCGCGGGCGCGGACGTGATCCTGGCGCTGCCCGGCGCGCAGGTCGGCTTCGCCGGGTCGAGGGTACGGCCGCCGGGCGCCGATCCGGCGGCGTACACGGCCGAGGGGCAGTGGGCGGCGGGCCAGATCGACGCCGTCGTACGCCGCGACGAGGTGGCGGGCTCGCTCGCCGGGTGGCTGCGCCACCTGACCGCGGCCCCCTGGGACGGGCCGCCCGAGCCTCCGGGCCCGCCGGCACCGTACGCGAACCGCCCGGCCACCCCGACCGGCTGGGAGGCGGTGACCCGGGCCCGCTCGCCCGAACGGCCGCGCGCCGGCGCGTACCTCGCCGCGTACTTCGACGAGGTACGGGAGATCAGCGGTGACCGCTGCGGCGGCACGGACCCCGGTGTGCGGTGCGGCTTCGGACTGCGGCAGGGCCGCGTGATCGCGTACGCCGCCCAGTGCGGCACCGCGACGCTCCCGGCCGACTTCCGGACGGCGGCGCGCCTGGTCCGCCTCGCCGACCGCCTGGGCATCCCGGTGCTCACCCTCGTCGACACGCCCGGCGCGGCCAACGACGCCGCGGCGGAACGGGCGGGCGCGGGCGCCGCCATAGCGGACCTCTTCGGCGCGATGGCGACGGCGCGCGTACCGCTCACCACCCTCCTCATCGGCGAGGGCGGCTCGGGCGGCGCGCTCGCCCTGGCCGCGCCCGGCAACCTCTGGGCCGCCCGCGACAGTTACTTCTCGGTGATCGCGCCGGAGGCGGCGGCCGCCATCCTCAAACGCACCCCGGACCGCGTCCCGGAGACCGCCGGCCAACTGCGCCTGCGCCCCGAGGACCTGGTGGAGCTGGGCATCGCACGCGGGGTGGTGGGCTGA
- a CDS encoding flavodoxin family protein, producing the protein MRALLINCTLKPSPEPSNTEALAQVVTAELVSGGVSVESVRAVDLNLLPGVKSDMGKGDDWPRVHAQLLHSEILVIASPTWLGRPSSVAQRVLERMDAMISETDDQDRPVAYNRVAGVVVTGNEDGAHHVISEIGGALGDIGYTIPGQAWTYWHLGPGAGPDYLDDDRGHEWAHRTARAMAANLLATAEALAAHPMQAPPA; encoded by the coding sequence ATGCGAGCTCTCCTGATCAACTGCACCCTCAAGCCTTCGCCGGAGCCCTCGAACACCGAGGCGCTGGCGCAGGTAGTCACCGCGGAACTGGTGTCCGGGGGGGTGAGCGTGGAGTCGGTACGGGCGGTCGACCTCAATCTGCTGCCCGGTGTGAAGTCGGACATGGGCAAGGGGGACGACTGGCCGCGGGTGCACGCCCAGCTGCTGCACTCCGAGATACTCGTCATCGCGTCCCCGACCTGGCTCGGCCGGCCTTCATCGGTCGCCCAGCGGGTGCTGGAGCGGATGGACGCGATGATCTCGGAGACCGACGACCAGGACCGGCCGGTGGCGTACAACAGGGTCGCCGGCGTCGTCGTCACCGGCAACGAGGACGGCGCCCACCACGTCATCAGTGAGATCGGCGGCGCCCTCGGCGACATCGGCTACACGATTCCGGGCCAGGCATGGACGTACTGGCACCTGGGCCCCGGCGCCGGCCCCGACTACCTCGACGACGACCGCGGGCACGAATGGGCCCACCGGACCGCCCGCGCGATGGCCGCCAACCTGCTCGCCACGGCCGAGGCGCTGGCCGCGCACCCCATGCAGGCACCGCCGGCCTGA
- a CDS encoding RICIN domain-containing protein codes for MAHRTRTRRLLGVIGITALATGAALITVPPQEARARTAAAAFAADSTVTVRPDPSYRHESFQGWGTSLVWFANATGDYPEEIRQKLAGLLFGDDGLALNIARYNIGGGNAPDVKDYLRAGGAVEGWWKAPEGTTREDTDWWSAEDLADWNPRADATQRWWVDRIKKDIDHWETFSNSPPWFMTHSGYVSGGFDSSTDQLKDGSADDFAAYLAGATERLEKAHGIKVGTLDPFNEPNTTYWGTRLGADGQPVGGRQEGAHIGPELQQKVLRALASALERSRTDAKISAMDETNPGIFAQNWNTYPREVRDLVEQMNVHTYGTAGRTSVRDLAKAEDKPLWMSEVEGDWGDGQDFEDMSPGLGLAQHMVDDLRELEPRAWMFWQPVEDYDNMKPGGESARGGNWGSIQLPFSCTPKDTLATCPIRTNTKFDTARNFTHFIKPGDRLIGVDDTSSAATVSGKGDSATVVHVNSTTGARTVTVDLSKFGHLARHATVTPVVTSAAGKLQRHGAVAVSDRKATFTVPAESVTSFVVKGVSGAAKDAALLRKGHTYRLTGVQSGKVLTTAANGTGLVIRTASTDAADPARQWQLRQISGDTGNRQRYVFTNPAEGKRLAVRDGAPLLEADSGPRDKAAQWIMSTTGDGTWTLVNAATGRLLEVGGQATHDGAAVTLWTPNSGANQRWKVSDVTARTTARPE; via the coding sequence ATGGCACACCGCACCCGCACGCGACGACTCCTCGGGGTCATCGGCATCACCGCCCTGGCCACCGGGGCCGCCCTGATCACCGTCCCGCCGCAGGAGGCCCGGGCGCGGACCGCCGCGGCGGCCTTCGCCGCGGACTCCACCGTCACCGTCCGGCCCGACCCCTCCTACCGGCACGAGAGCTTCCAGGGCTGGGGCACCAGCCTCGTCTGGTTCGCCAACGCCACCGGTGACTATCCGGAAGAGATACGTCAGAAGCTCGCCGGCCTCCTCTTCGGTGACGACGGCCTCGCCCTGAACATCGCCCGCTACAACATCGGCGGCGGCAACGCGCCCGACGTCAAGGACTACCTCCGTGCCGGGGGAGCGGTCGAAGGCTGGTGGAAGGCGCCCGAGGGCACCACCCGGGAGGACACCGACTGGTGGAGCGCCGAGGACCTCGCGGACTGGAATCCGCGGGCCGACGCCACGCAGCGCTGGTGGGTGGACCGGATCAAGAAGGACATCGACCACTGGGAGACGTTCAGCAACTCACCACCGTGGTTCATGACCCACAGCGGCTATGTCTCCGGCGGCTTCGACTCCTCCACCGACCAGCTCAAGGACGGATCCGCCGACGACTTCGCCGCCTACCTGGCGGGCGCGACCGAGCGGCTGGAAAAGGCGCACGGCATCAAGGTCGGCACACTCGACCCGTTCAACGAACCCAACACCACCTACTGGGGGACCCGCTTGGGAGCCGACGGCCAACCGGTCGGCGGCCGCCAGGAAGGGGCACACATCGGGCCCGAGCTCCAGCAGAAGGTGCTCCGCGCACTGGCTTCCGCGCTGGAGAGATCCCGTACGGACGCGAAGATCTCCGCGATGGACGAGACCAACCCCGGCATCTTCGCGCAGAACTGGAACACGTATCCCCGGGAAGTGCGCGACCTCGTCGAGCAGATGAACGTCCACACCTACGGCACGGCCGGCCGCACCTCGGTACGCGATCTCGCCAAGGCGGAGGACAAGCCGCTGTGGATGAGCGAGGTCGAGGGCGACTGGGGCGACGGGCAGGACTTCGAGGACATGTCGCCCGGCCTCGGACTGGCCCAGCACATGGTCGACGATCTCCGCGAACTCGAACCGCGGGCCTGGATGTTCTGGCAGCCCGTCGAGGACTACGACAACATGAAGCCCGGCGGGGAGTCGGCCAGGGGCGGCAACTGGGGGAGCATCCAGCTCCCGTTCAGCTGTACGCCGAAGGACACGCTCGCCACATGCCCCATCCGTACCAACACGAAGTTCGACACGGCCCGCAACTTCACGCACTTCATCAAGCCCGGTGACCGGCTGATCGGCGTCGACGACACCTCCAGCGCCGCCACGGTCTCCGGGAAGGGCGACTCGGCGACAGTGGTTCACGTCAACAGCACCACCGGCGCCCGTACCGTCACGGTCGACCTGTCCAAATTCGGCCACCTCGCCCGCCATGCCACCGTCACCCCCGTCGTGACCAGCGCGGCAGGCAAACTACAGCGCCACGGGGCTGTCGCGGTCAGCGACCGGAAGGCCACTTTCACCGTACCCGCCGAGTCGGTGACCTCCTTCGTCGTGAAGGGCGTCTCCGGTGCCGCGAAGGATGCCGCCCTGCTGCGGAAGGGGCACACGTACCGGCTGACCGGAGTGCAGAGCGGCAAGGTGCTCACCACCGCCGCCAACGGCACGGGCCTCGTCATTAGGACCGCGAGCACGGACGCCGCCGATCCGGCCCGGCAGTGGCAGCTTCGGCAGATCAGCGGTGACACCGGCAACCGGCAGCGGTACGTGTTCACCAACCCGGCGGAAGGCAAGCGCCTGGCCGTGCGCGACGGCGCCCCGTTGCTGGAGGCCGACAGCGGCCCCCGCGACAAGGCCGCCCAGTGGATCATGTCGACGACCGGCGACGGCACCTGGACCCTCGTCAACGCAGCCACCGGCAGGCTGCTGGAGGTGGGCGGACAGGCCACGCACGACGGGGCAGCGGTGACGCTGTGGACGCCGAACTCCGGTGCCAACCAGCGCTGGAAGGTGTCCGACGTGACGGCCCGCACGACTGCCCGGCCGGAGTAA
- a CDS encoding ATP-binding protein has product MPCPDGTEPAVAVLVGLQASGKSSFYEQCLAGRYALVSKDLFPRAARNKQGRQMRLMEAALAAGQSVAVDNTNPSPREWGPLVALGHAHGATVTAYWFPPDIGDSLRRNAEREGRSRVPDVGVRATFARLCKPVLSDGFDAVREVRFDGHGGFEVRDAAADLLPGEC; this is encoded by the coding sequence ATGCCATGCCCGGACGGGACAGAGCCGGCCGTGGCGGTGCTCGTCGGACTCCAGGCTTCCGGTAAGTCCTCGTTCTACGAGCAGTGCCTCGCGGGCCGTTACGCGCTGGTCAGCAAGGACCTCTTCCCCCGCGCCGCGCGGAACAAGCAGGGACGCCAGATGCGGCTCATGGAGGCGGCCCTCGCCGCCGGGCAGTCGGTGGCGGTCGACAACACCAACCCGTCGCCGCGGGAGTGGGGCCCGCTGGTGGCCCTGGGGCACGCCCACGGCGCCACGGTCACGGCGTACTGGTTCCCGCCCGACATCGGGGACTCGCTGCGGCGCAACGCCGAACGGGAAGGACGAAGCCGTGTACCGGACGTGGGTGTGCGTGCCACGTTCGCCCGGCTGTGCAAGCCGGTGCTCTCGGACGGGTTCGACGCCGTACGGGAAGTGCGGTTCGACGGCCATGGCGGTTTCGAGGTGCGGGACGCCGCCGCTGACCTGTTGCCCGGTGAGTGCTGA